One window from the genome of Dyadobacter sp. CECT 9275 encodes:
- a CDS encoding HpcH/HpaI aldolase family protein, with the protein MKMRESRVLKKLRAGEIVSCFKINFSDARVSEIAAISGFDCVWTDQEHIGQDWSILAASIWATKAHDTDLLVRVPKGSYSDFVRPLELDATGIMVPHIMNLQEAEAIVSMTRFHPIGRRPIDGGNADGAYTALDFNEYLVQANRQRFIIFQIEDPEPLEELEEIAALDGYDMLFFGPGDFSQGIGAPGEWNHPELIAARKRVAEVARKHGKFAGTVGGPGNVDELIAMGYQFVSMGADVVGVKNYCQDLVGAFTKSASAGSKNSYMNT; encoded by the coding sequence ATGAAAATGCGCGAAAGCCGGGTATTAAAAAAACTCAGAGCAGGAGAAATAGTAAGCTGCTTTAAAATAAATTTTTCGGATGCCAGGGTATCCGAAATTGCTGCTATCTCGGGATTCGATTGCGTCTGGACCGATCAGGAACACATCGGACAGGATTGGTCCATACTGGCTGCCAGTATATGGGCTACCAAAGCGCATGACACCGACCTGCTGGTGCGGGTGCCCAAGGGCAGTTACAGCGACTTTGTGAGGCCGCTGGAACTGGATGCTACGGGAATTATGGTACCACATATCATGAACCTGCAGGAAGCCGAAGCCATCGTATCCATGACCCGGTTTCATCCCATAGGCCGCCGCCCGATCGACGGAGGTAATGCCGATGGCGCGTATACTGCCCTGGATTTTAACGAATACCTGGTGCAAGCCAACCGGCAGCGGTTCATTATTTTCCAGATCGAAGATCCGGAACCGCTCGAAGAACTGGAAGAAATTGCGGCGCTGGACGGTTATGATATGCTGTTTTTTGGACCGGGCGATTTCAGCCAGGGTATTGGTGCGCCCGGAGAGTGGAATCATCCGGAACTGATCGCAGCCAGAAAGAGAGTAGCAGAGGTAGCACGCAAGCATGGAAAATTTGCCGGAACCGTGGGAGGCCCCGGAAACGTGGACGAGCTGATTGCGATGGGGTACCAGTTTGTGAGTATGGGTGCAGACGTTGTAGGTGTCAAAAACTATTGTCAGGATCTGGTGGGTGCTTTTACAAAATCCGCCTCGGCCGGGTCGAAAAATTCATACATGAATACCTGA
- a CDS encoding aldo/keto reductase yields MKKRPLGATGILVSEIAFGGVEIGMPYGIGVTGREDMLSEKDAIYLLHEAQEKGINFFDTARLYGESESIMGKAFEKRRDDVVIATKCNHFRKDGKLLPDKDLKPFIENSVQESLRALRTDYLDIFMLHQADTEILKNQVIAEAFSELKDKKVIRATGASTYAAAETELAVDTGSWDIIQLPFNLMDQRHSICFQQAGQKGVGLVIRSVLMKGLLSDRGRNLHPALTEVEKHIQGYYKLVGDQFPDLPTLATQFALSFENVSAVLVGIDKMEYLYKALATANGQYMSQEQLKEAEQLTYPDPAFLNLPHWDRMGWLK; encoded by the coding sequence ATGAAAAAAAGGCCACTGGGCGCTACCGGGATACTTGTGTCAGAAATTGCTTTTGGGGGGGTAGAAATAGGCATGCCCTATGGTATCGGTGTCACAGGAAGGGAGGATATGTTGTCCGAAAAAGATGCGATCTACCTGCTGCATGAAGCTCAGGAAAAAGGTATCAACTTTTTTGATACGGCCCGGTTATATGGTGAAAGCGAATCCATTATGGGTAAAGCTTTTGAAAAAAGAAGGGATGATGTGGTAATCGCAACCAAGTGCAACCATTTTAGAAAAGACGGCAAGCTGCTGCCCGACAAAGACCTGAAGCCATTCATCGAAAATTCGGTACAGGAAAGTCTGCGGGCACTCCGAACCGACTACCTGGATATTTTTATGCTACATCAGGCAGATACCGAAATTCTGAAAAATCAGGTCATTGCAGAAGCTTTCTCAGAATTGAAAGACAAAAAGGTGATCCGTGCCACGGGGGCATCTACCTACGCCGCAGCCGAAACCGAATTAGCAGTTGACACGGGCAGCTGGGACATCATACAACTTCCTTTTAATCTGATGGACCAGCGGCACAGTATCTGTTTCCAGCAGGCTGGCCAAAAAGGTGTGGGGCTGGTGATCCGTTCGGTTCTCATGAAAGGACTTTTGAGCGACAGAGGCAGGAACCTTCATCCGGCGTTAACGGAAGTTGAAAAACACATTCAGGGGTATTACAAACTGGTGGGAGATCAGTTTCCCGATCTGCCCACGTTGGCCACCCAATTTGCCCTTTCGTTTGAAAATGTCTCAGCAGTGCTGGTAGGCATCGACAAAATGGAATACCTGTATAAGGCACTTGCAACGGCAAACGGGCAGTACATGAGCCAGGAACAGCTCAAAGAGGCCGAACAGCTGACATACCCCGATCCAGCTTTCCTGAATCTTCCGCATTGGGACCGGATGGGCTGGTTAAAATGA
- a CDS encoding Gfo/Idh/MocA family oxidoreductase produces MINIGIIGMSPGNAHPYSWAAIINGSFDAEEITRIGYPAVAAYLQANRDTLGIPNARVTHVWSQERAISESIAFAASIPYITDNLEDMASQVDAVILARDDPENHQAMAAPFIAAGLPVFIDKPLAYSAEDLQWFSDQHTEGKFIMSCSSMRYANECRIARQELKTLGQLELITAVGKKDWKKYGVHLLEAVFGILDDPEPASVRHVGELGKEIVHLRLRDGLQITFYLFNDITGTFQLSLFGQQGWKLVDIRNSYSMFRDNIIEFVRSVEEGKPRLAFSKTRNIISIIIAAKESRENGGKEVLLEKLVR; encoded by the coding sequence ATGATCAACATTGGAATAATTGGCATGAGCCCCGGAAATGCACATCCCTACTCCTGGGCAGCTATTATTAACGGATCTTTTGACGCGGAGGAAATTACACGCATCGGTTATCCCGCTGTGGCAGCTTACCTGCAGGCCAATCGGGATACCCTGGGGATACCTAATGCCCGTGTAACACACGTCTGGTCGCAGGAAAGAGCGATATCGGAAAGCATTGCTTTTGCCGCTTCCATACCCTATATCACCGATAATCTGGAGGATATGGCCAGCCAGGTTGATGCGGTAATCCTGGCGCGGGACGACCCCGAAAATCACCAGGCCATGGCCGCACCTTTTATAGCCGCAGGACTTCCGGTTTTTATTGATAAGCCTCTCGCCTATTCCGCCGAGGACCTGCAATGGTTTTCCGACCAACATACTGAGGGAAAATTCATTATGTCCTGTTCTTCTATGCGATATGCCAATGAATGCCGCATTGCCCGCCAGGAATTAAAAACGCTGGGTCAGTTGGAACTCATTACAGCGGTGGGTAAAAAGGACTGGAAAAAATACGGGGTACATCTCCTGGAAGCGGTATTCGGGATACTGGATGATCCCGAGCCGGCGTCTGTCAGACATGTGGGTGAACTTGGTAAAGAAATTGTACACCTCAGGTTGCGTGACGGCCTGCAAATCACCTTTTACCTTTTTAACGATATAACCGGCACATTTCAACTCTCCCTTTTCGGTCAGCAGGGCTGGAAGCTGGTGGATATCCGAAACTCCTACTCCATGTTCCGCGACAACATCATTGAATTCGTCCGGTCGGTAGAAGAAGGTAAACCCCGCCTGGCATTCAGTAAAACCAGGAACATTATCAGTATCATCATTGCAGCAAAGGAAAGCAGGGAGAACGGGGGGAAGGAGGTTTTACTGGAGAAATTGGTGCGGTAG
- a CDS encoding SDR family oxidoreductase, whose amino-acid sequence MNVKDLLSLKNKVILVTGGSGNYGKCIVEGLAEADATVITTSRDLSSAEKNAGYFRDKNLDVHAMQADQGDADSVKALKSGIMEKFGRLDGFVNNAVSRPMKGYHAPIDQFEESMQVNATGMMNLLREMTALIVQSGGGSVINIASMMGMFGPDLSNYDGAPGMGDLPPDYFFHNAGLINLNRYMAQMNAGKNIRFNCISPGGLFNNQPEAFVNNYCKKVPLRRMANQDDIKGLVVLLSSDAGAYINGENILMDGGLNA is encoded by the coding sequence ATGAATGTAAAAGACTTACTCAGTTTAAAAAATAAAGTCATCCTGGTTACGGGTGGGTCGGGGAACTATGGAAAATGTATTGTAGAAGGACTGGCCGAAGCGGACGCCACCGTCATTACTACCTCTCGAGACCTTTCTTCTGCAGAAAAGAATGCCGGTTATTTTAGAGATAAAAACCTGGATGTACACGCTATGCAGGCAGACCAGGGCGATGCAGATTCCGTAAAAGCTTTGAAATCCGGAATTATGGAAAAATTCGGCAGGTTGGACGGTTTTGTAAATAACGCCGTTTCCAGGCCTATGAAGGGTTATCATGCTCCTATTGACCAGTTTGAAGAATCAATGCAGGTGAATGCTACCGGGATGATGAATCTCCTGCGGGAAATGACCGCCCTGATCGTGCAGAGTGGCGGCGGCAGTGTGATCAACATCGCATCCATGATGGGGATGTTCGGCCCGGACCTTTCCAATTACGACGGAGCACCCGGCATGGGTGATTTACCCCCCGATTATTTCTTTCACAACGCGGGGCTGATCAACCTCAACCGCTATATGGCCCAGATGAACGCCGGTAAAAATATCCGTTTCAACTGCATTAGCCCGGGGGGATTGTTCAACAATCAGCCCGAAGCTTTTGTGAATAATTATTGCAAAAAAGTACCGCTGCGCCGTATGGCCAATCAGGATGACATCAAAGGTTTGGTGGTATTACTTTCGTCCGATGCAGGAGCCTACATCAACGGAGAAAACATCCTGATGGACGGGGGACTTAATGCCTGA
- a CDS encoding RidA family protein — protein sequence MKKVNHPDRNPDFATGAYSDGIIVDGFLFVSGQAAVDFKTSKFVLGTIEEETRLTLDNIKAIVEAAGASMENVVKCTAHLADINEFDRYNTVYATYFPGIKPARTTVQSVLAENIRVEIDCIVKLP from the coding sequence ATGAAAAAAGTAAATCATCCCGACCGAAATCCAGACTTCGCAACCGGTGCTTATTCTGACGGCATTATCGTTGACGGCTTTTTATTTGTAAGCGGTCAGGCGGCCGTAGACTTTAAAACTTCAAAATTTGTGCTCGGTACCATTGAAGAAGAGACCCGGCTGACACTGGACAATATCAAAGCCATTGTGGAAGCAGCAGGTGCAAGCATGGAGAACGTCGTAAAATGTACGGCACACCTGGCTGATATCAATGAATTTGACAGGTACAATACAGTATATGCCACCTATTTCCCGGGAATAAAACCAGCCAGAACCACGGTGCAGTCCGTACTGGCAGAAAACATCCGCGTGGAAATAGATTGTATTGTAAAACTGCCGTAG
- a CDS encoding 3-hydroxyacyl-CoA dehydrogenase family protein, which translates to MNELMKVEDIRIGVVGLGLMGSSIVAALLVAGHQVVALAPVSYDAQEAPSKIGRQLELCQQAGMIKNNPSFYLDRLTISEDYDLLGACSIVLECVIEKIEIKAEVYHKITSVVSSKTIIGSNTSAIPISVLQEKVAHPERFLGVHWAEPAFMTRFLEITCGKLTSADCADHIFTLAHHWGKEPTLLKKDIRGFITNRLMYAVYREIFHLLENNVAKQEDFDKAFRYDAGSWMTLMGLFRRMDYMGLGDYAAIIDQLFPELSNSEKVPAKMQEMVQTAAKGIHNSKGLYPYVHGEADQWDEAFASFNNEIHQLAAEYPAGKVNDYLISGKNYQ; encoded by the coding sequence ATGAACGAACTCATGAAAGTGGAGGATATAAGGATTGGCGTGGTGGGCCTGGGCCTGATGGGCTCCAGCATCGTAGCGGCGTTGCTGGTGGCAGGGCATCAGGTGGTGGCTCTTGCGCCTGTTTCTTATGATGCACAGGAGGCCCCCTCCAAAATTGGCCGCCAACTGGAACTATGCCAGCAGGCAGGCATGATCAAAAATAACCCCTCCTTTTATCTGGACCGGTTGACCATATCCGAAGATTATGATTTGCTCGGTGCCTGCAGTATTGTTCTGGAATGTGTGATCGAAAAAATAGAGATCAAAGCCGAGGTGTATCATAAAATCACGTCGGTGGTAAGTTCTAAAACCATCATTGGGTCTAACACCTCAGCCATCCCCATCAGTGTTTTGCAGGAGAAGGTTGCTCATCCTGAACGCTTTCTGGGAGTCCATTGGGCAGAACCCGCCTTCATGACCCGGTTTCTTGAGATCACCTGCGGCAAACTTACCTCCGCGGATTGTGCCGACCATATTTTTACATTGGCTCATCATTGGGGCAAGGAGCCCACTTTGCTCAAAAAAGATATCCGCGGGTTTATCACCAATCGGTTGATGTATGCGGTATACCGGGAGATATTTCACCTGCTTGAAAACAATGTGGCCAAACAAGAGGATTTTGATAAGGCTTTCCGTTATGATGCGGGATCATGGATGACCCTGATGGGTTTGTTTCGCCGGATGGATTACATGGGGCTCGGTGACTATGCTGCCATTATCGATCAGCTTTTTCCTGAATTGAGTAATTCCGAAAAGGTACCCGCAAAAATGCAGGAAATGGTCCAAACCGCGGCTAAAGGCATTCATAACAGCAAAGGATTGTATCCCTACGTGCATGGAGAAGCTGACCAGTGGGATGAAGCGTTTGCCAGTTTCAACAACGAAATACATCAGCTGGCAGCAGAATACCCTGCCGGAAAAGTAAACGATTACCTTATCTCAGGCAAAAATTATCAGTAA
- a CDS encoding 3-hydroxyacyl-CoA dehydrogenase family protein, with product MKVSGYPQSPVLLMGDNRLAYSIALCLQKAGQPVYLSTPDSENAQRYLQQYAGALPEDTPIGTISVIRDLHLEESISMAIVVTDENLIHKQRAISALEAVIPADTLIAINTESIPLSQLQSQAGNPDRILGANWVEPANTTLFLEIIANSVTKPAFTHYFSETALSCWNKDPYIVNGDSGIRMRLFAAMIREAFYLIENGYANVGDIDRACRNDAGYYLPFAGNLRYMDLMGTDAYGMVMKDLNPELAQDKKAPEFFNAMMRNKRLGMESNGGFYDYQPGESEKWESLLNQFSHQINGLFQKYPFNYKTSGTNGNLATFHSENQV from the coding sequence ATGAAAGTATCCGGATACCCTCAATCACCTGTTCTGCTGATGGGTGACAATAGACTGGCTTACAGCATAGCCCTTTGTCTGCAAAAAGCCGGACAGCCAGTTTATCTGAGTACGCCGGACAGCGAAAACGCGCAGCGTTACCTGCAACAGTATGCCGGGGCTCTCCCGGAAGATACGCCCATCGGGACAATAAGTGTGATCCGGGATCTGCATTTGGAAGAAAGTATCTCGATGGCCATTGTTGTGACCGATGAAAATCTCATTCATAAACAGCGGGCCATCTCGGCGCTCGAAGCCGTCATTCCGGCGGATACCCTCATCGCCATCAATACAGAATCAATTCCTTTGAGCCAGCTACAGTCCCAGGCCGGCAATCCTGACCGTATCCTGGGGGCCAACTGGGTAGAGCCCGCTAACACAACATTATTCCTTGAAATCATAGCCAATTCAGTCACCAAACCGGCCTTCACACACTATTTTTCCGAAACGGCATTATCATGCTGGAACAAAGACCCCTATATTGTAAACGGGGATTCGGGGATCCGGATGCGGCTTTTCGCGGCCATGATACGGGAAGCATTTTACCTGATAGAAAATGGCTATGCCAATGTGGGTGACATAGACAGAGCCTGCAGAAATGATGCCGGCTACTATCTTCCCTTTGCAGGAAATTTGCGGTACATGGACCTGATGGGCACCGATGCCTATGGTATGGTCATGAAGGATCTCAATCCTGAACTGGCACAGGATAAAAAGGCTCCGGAGTTTTTCAATGCCATGATGCGGAACAAACGCCTGGGAATGGAAAGCAACGGCGGATTTTATGATTACCAGCCGGGTGAAAGTGAAAAATGGGAATCACTGCTCAACCAGTTCAGTCACCAGATCAACGGCCTCTTTCAAAAATATCCTTTTAATTACAAGACCTCCGGAACAAACGGCAACCTTGCCACATTCCATTCCGAAAATCAGGTATAA
- a CDS encoding AraC family transcriptional regulator, whose product MKAVEFHLPQDVDKSFIVFRETGDFFPAPWHYHAHYEFVLVTKSTGRRMVGDHIGYFGEEDLVFMGSLLPHVWVNDPIYLERRADHKADALVLHFTDDFLGEDFMNIPEIENFRKVLKLSERGMTLLGDTRKKINALIKQMPDMNGLQRLSSLFLIFDIMSNTNEYELLASPRFVQNFHYGSSDRFKKITGYIMQNFDKDISLPEMAAVSSMGVTAFCNFFKEQFRVTFVEYLTTVRIGHACKLLSQNDRKVVEVAYECGFTNLANFNRQFKKLKSMTPSDYRRTLNI is encoded by the coding sequence ATGAAAGCTGTTGAATTTCACCTACCTCAGGATGTCGACAAATCATTTATAGTTTTCCGGGAAACCGGTGATTTCTTTCCTGCGCCCTGGCATTACCATGCGCATTATGAGTTTGTACTCGTTACCAAAAGTACCGGCAGGCGAATGGTCGGTGACCACATCGGATATTTCGGAGAGGAAGACCTGGTGTTTATGGGTTCGTTGCTGCCACACGTCTGGGTGAATGATCCTATTTATCTGGAAAGGCGGGCCGACCATAAAGCGGATGCCTTGGTATTACACTTTACAGATGATTTTCTGGGAGAAGATTTTATGAATATTCCGGAAATCGAAAATTTCCGTAAAGTTTTAAAGCTGTCAGAACGCGGCATGACCTTGCTGGGAGATACTCGCAAGAAAATCAATGCGTTGATCAAACAAATGCCCGACATGAACGGACTCCAGAGGTTATCTTCCCTGTTCCTGATTTTTGATATCATGTCCAACACCAATGAATACGAGCTGCTGGCCAGCCCGCGTTTTGTGCAGAACTTCCACTATGGCTCGTCCGACCGGTTTAAAAAGATAACCGGGTATATCATGCAAAATTTTGACAAGGACATAAGCCTGCCGGAAATGGCTGCTGTAAGCAGTATGGGGGTAACGGCGTTCTGTAATTTTTTCAAGGAGCAGTTCCGCGTCACGTTCGTGGAGTACCTCACAACGGTGCGGATCGGGCATGCGTGTAAGCTGTTGTCCCAAAACGATCGGAAGGTGGTGGAGGTGGCTTATGAGTGCGGTTTTACAAACCTTGCCAACTTCAACAGGCAATTTAAAAAGCTGAAAAGCATGACACCGAGTGACTACCGGAGAACCCTGAATATTTAG
- a CDS encoding Fic family protein, with the protein MNMYIHQKALWPKFSCDNNVIIQPLASIRNKQGRLIGKMETLGFSLREEAVLQTLTLDVLKSNEIEGEILDPEQVRSSIARKLGMDASGLSTADRNVEGVVEMLMDATSNFSKELTEERLFGWHSALFPTGRSGMFKITTGNWRDGSSGPIQVVSGVLGKEKVHFEAPVSDKIPSEMHQFIAWFNNDKSNDPVIKAAIAHLWFVTIHPFADGNGRIARTIADMQLARSDKTSQRFYSMSAQIRVERNKYYDILEKTQKGELDITEWLVWFLACLDRAISVSDEILESVLRKSQYWNMFSGKNINRRQRIMLNKLLDGLTGKLNTSKWAKITKSSQDTALRDIQNLVDQNILVKEDSGGRSTTYRLTELPPAQSPLLTI; encoded by the coding sequence ATAAATATGTACATCCATCAAAAAGCACTCTGGCCAAAATTCTCCTGCGATAATAATGTTATCATCCAACCTTTGGCTTCAATAAGAAACAAACAAGGTCGGCTTATTGGCAAGATGGAGACTCTTGGCTTTTCGTTAAGGGAGGAAGCAGTTTTACAGACGCTTACTTTAGATGTGCTTAAGTCAAACGAAATAGAGGGAGAAATCCTGGACCCGGAACAAGTACGCTCTTCCATTGCCCGAAAACTTGGAATGGATGCAAGCGGGCTGTCCACTGCTGATCGTAATGTTGAAGGTGTGGTGGAAATGCTGATGGATGCAACAAGCAACTTTTCGAAAGAACTTACAGAGGAAAGATTGTTTGGTTGGCACTCAGCACTTTTTCCAACAGGCAGAAGCGGGATGTTTAAAATCACGACAGGGAACTGGCGAGACGGTTCTAGCGGCCCTATACAGGTTGTGTCAGGTGTGTTGGGAAAGGAAAAAGTTCACTTTGAGGCTCCCGTTTCGGATAAAATTCCATCAGAGATGCATCAGTTTATAGCGTGGTTCAACAATGATAAGAGCAATGACCCGGTAATCAAAGCAGCTATTGCACATTTATGGTTTGTCACGATACATCCATTTGCCGATGGTAACGGACGCATAGCTCGCACGATTGCTGACATGCAATTGGCACGATCCGACAAGACCTCCCAGCGCTTTTACAGCATGTCTGCACAGATCAGAGTTGAAAGAAACAAATATTACGACATTCTGGAAAAAACTCAAAAAGGCGAGCTTGATATTACAGAATGGCTTGTGTGGTTTCTGGCTTGCCTGGACAGAGCCATTTCAGTTAGTGATGAAATCTTGGAATCTGTGCTCAGAAAATCGCAGTACTGGAATATGTTTAGCGGAAAGAATATCAACCGGCGGCAAAGAATCATGTTAAATAAACTTCTTGACGGCCTTACCGGGAAACTCAACACATCCAAGTGGGCAAAGATTACCAAGTCATCTCAAGACACGGCGCTGCGGGATATTCAAAATCTTGTCGATCAGAATATTTTGGTGAAAGAAGATTCTGGCGGACGCAGTACCACTTACCGCTTAACCGAATTGCCCCCTGCCCAATCCCCCCTGCTCACGATATGA
- a CDS encoding 7TM diverse intracellular signaling domain-containing protein, with amino-acid sequence MKKIFLIFILLLPLHAVVAQVPYLLTDSVSAQIKNYELLPDKGYTIHQILSDTTFRFISNDSLRPGKETAYWLRLKIENPFFYDQHFDLWLRPYFKNTLYYFDSNDRKWVARETGIKSRSDYRKRGVLTMPFILQGQTTNVLYVKTDLPPSGKYAPAFKPKIVLKQQKASIQEERIVWIAWVASLVVLLLFFLNNLYVYFSFRDRTILYYLIAQLGGIIYITSYREFFTGFFNGPVFTFQLKPNGFIAYFNLNFLLMYISLILIMYGIVQFTRSYLETPKNLPVHDKVLKYGLIFYLAVTGTITLLNVSVICLLGVSTVYENILALLLICAVLFASVSGYRRRLRTAGPFLVANTVPLVFIICTTLFHVFVSHSRTDETFLPDLSIVAQAFGFSVALVARTRLLQNDLNQKKLEANQLEFDLREITLQQRFMKLENEKINAEINEEKIRNELLNQTLEVNQRELASTTLYIVQKNKMLAKLKKQIHDSNADNKNENIKDIESLLNSNLYLDSDWSKFKLHFEQVHPNFFSDLIARYPSLTKNEIRLFAYFHINLSTKEIAALLNVDPGSVRRAKSRLYKKIAILGADETQRKMN; translated from the coding sequence TTGAAGAAGATATTCTTAATTTTTATCCTTTTGTTGCCTCTTCATGCTGTGGTTGCCCAGGTGCCCTACCTCCTGACCGACAGTGTATCTGCACAAATAAAAAATTACGAACTACTACCTGACAAAGGTTATACCATTCACCAGATTCTTTCCGATACCACCTTTCGCTTTATTTCAAACGATTCACTGCGCCCGGGAAAAGAAACAGCCTACTGGCTCAGGCTAAAAATTGAGAATCCCTTTTTTTACGACCAGCATTTTGATCTTTGGCTTCGCCCCTATTTTAAAAATACACTTTATTATTTTGACAGCAACGACCGGAAATGGGTCGCCCGGGAAACAGGTATTAAATCAAGGTCCGATTATCGCAAGCGCGGGGTGTTAACAATGCCCTTCATTTTACAGGGACAAACTACAAATGTATTGTATGTTAAAACGGACCTACCGCCATCCGGTAAATACGCCCCGGCATTCAAACCAAAAATAGTGCTCAAACAACAAAAGGCCAGTATTCAGGAAGAGCGAATCGTATGGATTGCCTGGGTAGCCTCGCTGGTGGTACTGTTGCTGTTTTTTCTCAACAATTTATATGTCTATTTCAGCTTCCGGGACCGAACAATTTTATATTATCTCATCGCACAGCTCGGCGGAATCATCTATATAACTTCATACCGGGAGTTTTTTACAGGTTTTTTTAATGGCCCCGTTTTCACCTTCCAGCTGAAACCCAACGGGTTCATTGCTTATTTTAACCTGAATTTTTTGCTGATGTACATCAGTCTCATACTGATCATGTATGGCATTGTGCAATTCACAAGATCCTATCTGGAAACGCCCAAAAACCTTCCTGTACATGACAAAGTACTAAAATACGGGCTGATCTTTTACCTGGCGGTCACCGGCACCATTACCTTACTGAATGTAAGCGTAATATGCCTGCTCGGAGTTTCTACGGTGTACGAGAATATCCTGGCGCTCCTGCTGATATGCGCTGTCCTGTTTGCCTCTGTATCCGGTTATCGCCGAAGGCTCCGTACGGCGGGTCCGTTTTTAGTGGCCAATACAGTGCCGCTGGTTTTTATAATTTGTACCACTTTGTTCCATGTTTTTGTGAGCCATAGCCGTACTGACGAAACATTTCTTCCCGACCTCAGCATCGTTGCACAGGCATTTGGTTTCTCGGTGGCGCTGGTTGCCCGTACAAGACTGCTGCAAAACGATTTGAACCAGAAAAAGTTAGAAGCGAACCAGCTGGAATTTGACCTTCGTGAGATTACCCTGCAGCAAAGATTTATGAAACTGGAAAATGAAAAAATCAATGCCGAAATCAATGAGGAAAAAATCAGAAATGAACTTCTGAATCAAACCCTGGAAGTGAACCAACGTGAACTGGCATCCACAACATTGTACATCGTGCAAAAAAACAAAATGCTTGCCAAACTAAAAAAGCAAATCCACGACTCGAATGCCGACAACAAAAACGAGAATATTAAAGACATTGAATCCCTGCTGAACAGCAACCTGTATCTTGACTCAGACTGGTCAAAGTTCAAACTGCATTTCGAACAGGTCCATCCCAATTTTTTCTCTGACCTCATTGCCAGATATCCTTCTCTGACCAAGAATGAAATAAGGCTCTTCGCATATTTTCACATCAATCTTTCTACGAAGGAAATTGCTGCATTACTGAACGTAGACCCGGGCAGTGTACGACGCGCCAAAAGTCGGCTTTACAAAAAGATAGCTATTCTTGGCGCGGATGAAACTCAAAGGAAGATGAACTGA
- a CDS encoding helix-turn-helix transcriptional regulator yields MNKQPIIYYFLIELIVVISISFYGPFFKDLTGMYGLPIAVLLYVILTQAIAISAVLTLQYIKKKSGSLPPIHTDTNSEPEKDSSPLTNVALPVKLPGRSHSATEVQQPLVVESGSAGNPLSVAERSKLKINFELTHPDFFDNRKKQHPYLSNNEIWLLVYYDLKLSTKEIAAILNIDSASVRRAKTRMQRKLRQHGTEPADDPSDPMNDIPESG; encoded by the coding sequence ATGAACAAGCAACCGATCATCTACTATTTCCTGATCGAACTGATCGTCGTGATTAGTATCAGTTTTTACGGCCCATTTTTTAAGGACCTGACGGGCATGTATGGTTTACCCATAGCGGTCCTGCTGTATGTGATCCTCACGCAGGCCATTGCCATATCAGCTGTACTAACATTACAATATATTAAGAAAAAAAGTGGCTCCCTCCCACCTATACATACGGACACAAACAGCGAACCTGAAAAAGACTCGTCCCCTCTTACTAATGTAGCCCTCCCTGTCAAACTTCCCGGACGATCCCATTCGGCGACCGAGGTGCAACAGCCCTTAGTCGTTGAATCGGGGTCAGCCGGTAATCCATTGTCTGTTGCAGAACGCAGCAAGCTTAAGATCAATTTTGAACTGACCCATCCCGATTTTTTCGATAACCGTAAGAAACAGCACCCGTACCTGTCTAACAACGAAATATGGCTGCTGGTCTACTATGATCTCAAATTGTCAACAAAAGAAATTGCGGCCATCCTCAATATTGACTCCGCGAGCGTACGCAGAGCCAAGACCAGGATGCAGAGAAAACTCCGTCAACACGGTACTGAACCTGCAGACGACCCGTCGGATCCGATGAACGACATACCTGAAAGCGGTTGA